In Salarias fasciatus chromosome 20, fSalaFa1.1, whole genome shotgun sequence, a single window of DNA contains:
- the actr5 gene encoding actin-related protein 5, with translation MASARPPVCQIFSFQDCKTSPDPLFELPAQCRSSSPAPIVIDNGSFQTRAGWAAPGPGCEAPRLLFRSVAARSRGAARSETQIGNDIPNLEPLRWLLKSQFDRNVVVNFEIQELIFDYVFTHLGINSESSVQHPIVLTEAPCNPLHCRQMMSELLFECYQVPFVSYGVDGLYSFYHNTDRSLQASHTGIVLSSGYHCSHVLPVINGKLDSVNCKRVNVAGGQAASYLQRLLQLKYPGHLAAITLSRMEELLHEHSYTAVDYHEELEKWRSPEFYEREVHRMQLPFSGKVPGGGVSAEERQERRAQQLRRLQEINARRREEKLQQDQERLDRLTAVQELLEDGLLDQFHKSLVELNMDSAEELQSYISKLQLAVEQSRQKLLQDGADGKTEVSELEQPMDEGDGVALMDPDFPEDALPEKPANAAQPAFNMAEYHQLFVGTERLRCPEILFQPSLTGEDQMGLMETLQYVLARYSPEQQEALVSNVFLTGGNMQYPGMKERVERELLAMRPFQSQFKVSMASRPALDSWYGARDWAVERPAAAGAEGWISRQDYEEKGGEYLSEHCASNTFIPMKIAKPAPRPTEPAAIATATAALTPPSVVATDVAMVTS, from the exons ATGGCGTCCGCACGTCCCCCGGTGTGTCAGATTTTCTCTTTCCAGGACTGTAAAACGTCTCCGGACCCGCTCTTCGAGCTGCCCGCTCAGTGCCGGAGCTCGTCGCCCGCCCCGATAGTGATCGATAACGGGTCGTTCCAGACCCGGGCCGGCTGGGCCGCTCCGGGACCCGGCTGCGAAGCCCCGCGGCTGCTCTTCAGGTCCGTGGCGGCGCGCAGCAGAGGAGCCGCCCGGAGCGAGACCCAGATCGGGAACGACATCCCGAACCTGGAGCCTCTGAGGTGGCTGCTGAAGAGCCAGTTCGACCGGAACGTGGTGGTCAACTTCGAGATCCAGGAGCTCATCTTCGACTATGTGTTCACACACCTGGGCATCaactcagag AGTAGTGTGCAGCATCCCATCGTGCTGACCGAGGCCCCCTGCAACCCGCTGCACTGCAGGCAGATGATGTCCGAGCTGCTGTTTGAGTGCTACCAGGTCCCCTTTGTCTCGTACGGCGTAGACGGTTTATACAGTTTCTACCACAACACCGACAGGAGCCTCCAGGCTTCACACACCGGCATCGTTCTGTCTTCAGGATACCACTGCTCACACGTTCTGCCCGTCATCAACGGCAA GTTGGATTCGGTGAACTGCAAGCGCGTGAATGTGGCCGGAGGTCAGGCGGCGTCGTacctgcagcgcctcctgcagctgaaataTCCCGGCCACCTCGCCGCCATCACGCTCAGCCgcatggaggagctgctgcacgaGCACAGCTACACTGCTGTGGATTACCATGAGG AGCTGGAAAAGTGGCGCAGTCCAGAGTTTTACGAGCGCGAAGTTCACCGCATGCAGCTTCCCTTCTCGGGCAAGGTGCCGGGCGGCGGCGTGAGCGCGGAGGAGCGGCAGGAGAGGCGGGCGCAGCAGCTCCGCAGGCTTCAGGAGATCAACGCCCGGCGCCgcgaggagaagctgcagcaggatcaGGAGAGGCTGGACAGGCTGACGGCCGTACAG gagCTGTTGGAGGACGGCCTGTTGGATCAGTTTCACAAGAGTCTGGTGGAGCTGAACATGGACtctgctgaggagctgcagtcgTACATCAGCAAGCTGCAGCTGGCCgtggagcagagcaggcagaagctgctgcaggacggcgCAGACGGCAAGACGGAG GTGTCGGAGCTGGAGCAGCCGATGGACGAGGGAGACGGAGTGGCGCTGATGGATCCTGACTTCCCCGAGGACGCGCTGCCGGAAAAACCTGCTAATGCGGCTCAG CCTGCGTTCAACATGGCGGAGTAccaccagctgtttgtgggCACAGAGCGCCTGCGGTGCCCTGAGATCCTGTTCCAGCCCTCGCTGACCGGAGAGGACCAGATGGGACtgatggagacgctgcagtACGTCCTGGCCAG GTATTCTcccgagcagcaggaggcgctggtGAGCAACGTGTTCCTGACAGGAGGGAACATGCAGTACCCCGGCATGAAGGAGCGGGTGGAGCGGGAGCTGCTGGCCATGAGGCCCTTCCAGTCACAATTCAAG GTGAGCATGGCGTCCCGGCCGGCGCTGGATTCCTGGTACGGGGCGCGGGACTGGGCCGTGGAGCGCCCGGCCGCGGCGGGGGCCGAGGGCTGGATCAGCAGGCAGGACTACGAGGAGAAGGGAGGCGAGTATCTGAGCGAGCACTGCGCCTCCAACACCTTCATCCCCATGAAGATCGCCAAACCCGCCCCTCGCCCCACGGAGCCCGCCGCCATCGCCACGGCGACCGCCGCCCTGACTCCCCCCTCTGTCGTCGCTACTGACGTTGCTATGGTTACATcctaa